In Runella sp. SP2, the genomic window AACCAACCCGCCGATTGACTCTATTCGGGAGCGTTCGATTATGTCTTTGATTTCGTTTGTAGGTTCTACCGAAAACCTATTGACCGAATCGCCGTTACATTGTCGTCAGATTGAGTTGGAACAACCCGTTTTGACCATCGAAGAATTTGATAAACTTCGTTGGGTTGATAAAGACCATTTCCAAGCCAAAACAATCAATACCTATTTCCGTGCCGACCAAGGTGGCAAAGGGCTGGCGCGTGCGTTAGAGCGTATTTGTACCTACGCCGAAGACGCGATTGAAGACGGTTTTGAAATCATTATTTTGTCTGACCGTGCCATTGACTCTGACCACGCACCGATTCCGTCGTTGTTGGCTATGTCCACGGTTCACCATCACTTGATTCGTAAAGGATTGCGTGGTAAAGTTGGTATCCTTGTAGAGGCGGGTGATGTTTTTGAAACACACCATGTGGCAACACTCATTGGTTATGGCGCTGCGGGGGTTTGTCCGTACATGGCATTCCAAACCATCGCTTACATGAACCGCCAAAAGATGATTAATGGAGAGTTTGAAAATGCAAAACTCTACGCTAATTACATCAAGGCAATCGACAAAGAATTGCTCAAAATTTTCTCTAAAATGGGTATCTCTACGCTTCAGTCGTACCAAGGAGCGCAGATTTTTGAGTGTTTGGGTATCAACAAAGACGTGATTGACAAGTATTTCACAGGAACCATCTCGCGTATTGGCGGTATGGGTATCGAAGAAATCGCCCGTGAAGTATTGGTTCGCCATAAAGTAGCCTATCCAGAAACGCCGATGGTAAATCCTCACCTAGAAGTGGGTGGTTTTTACCAGTGGAAACAACGCGGAGAAGCACACATTTTTAACCCGCAAACAATTCACCTTTTGCAACAATCGACCCGCAAAGGTGGAGAAGAAGGGTATCAAATTTTTAAGAAATTCTCGAAACTTATCGATGATCAGACCCAAAAGGCTCTTACGCTTCGCGGTTTGATGCGTTTCAAGAAAGGAAAAGCGATTTCAATCGACGAAGTAGAGCCTGTTGAAAGTATCTTCAAGCGTTTTGCTACAGGTGCGATGTCGTTTGGTTCAATTTCGTGGGAAGCACACACAACGCTTGCCATTGCCATGAACCGAATCGGTGGTAAATCAAACTCAGGTGAAGGAGGCGAAGATGAGATTCGTTATCAACCGCTTCCCAACGGCGACTTTATGTCGTCAGCCATTAAGCAGGTAGCTTCAGGGCGTTTTGGGGTAACAAGCCATTACTTATCAAATGCCCAAGAACTTCAGATTAAGATGGCTCAGGGGGCAAAACCTGGAGAAGGAGGACAGTTGCCAGGCCATAAAGTCGATGATTGGATTGGACGTACGCGTCACTCGACGCCAGGTGTAGGCTTGATTTCGCCGCCACCTCACCACGATATTTACTCAATTGAAGATTTAGCTCAATTGATTTATGACCTTAAAAACGCTAACCGTGCTGCGCGTATCAGCGTGAAATTGGTATCTGAAGCTGGCGTAGGAACGGTTGCCACAGGGGTTGCTAAAGCGCACGCTGACCATATCCTTATTGCGGGTCACGATGGAGGAACGGGGGCCTCTCCGTTGAGTTCCATTCGCCACGCAGGTCTTCCTTGGGAGCTTGGGTTGGCCGAAACGCACCAAACGTTGGTGAAAAATAAACTTCGCGGACGAGTGACTGTGCAGGCCGATGGCCAAATGCGTACAGGTCGTGACTTAGCGATTGCGGCGTTATTGGGTGCCGAAGAATTTGGCGTAGCTACAGCCGCACTGGTTGCTACGGGCTGTATCATGATGCGTAAGTGTCACTTGAATACTTGTCCAGTGGGAGTTGCTACACAACGCAAAGAGTTGCGTGCACTTTTCACAGGAAAACCAGAACACGTCGTGAACATGTTTACGTACATGGCACAGGAGTTGCGCGAAATTATGGCGCAGTTGGGCTTCCGTACCATCAACGAAATGGTTGGACAAGCACAATACCTCGAAATGCGTGATGATATAAAACACTGGAAATACAAAGCATTGAACTTCAACGCGATGTTGTTCAAAGAGCCAGTAAGCCTTGATGTTGCGCAATTTAAACAAGAGGAACAAGACCACGGAATTGCAGAAGTAATTGACTGGCAATTGATGGAAGCCGCCAAACCAGCACTCGAAAAAGGAGAAGAGGTTTACGGAGAATATTCTATCAATAACCTCAATCGCTCGGTAGGAAACATGCTTTCCAACGAAATATCGAAAGTATATGGTGGCGTTGGGTTACCAAACGGAACCATTCACTTTAAATTCAGAGGAACGGCAGGACAAAGCTTCGGTGCCTTTAATACATCTGGCGTACGCCTCGAACTAGAAGGAGATGCCAACGATTATTTCGGAAAAGGACTTTGTGGAGCTGAACTCGTCGTCTATCCAGACCGTGAAGCTTCGTTTGTGCCAGAAGAAAATATCATTATCGGTAACGTAGCCTTTTACGGAGCAACTTCGGGAGAAGCGTATATTCGCGGAACTGCTGGAGAGCGTTTTTGTGTGCGTAACTCTGGCGCAAAAGTAGTCGTAGAAGGAGTAGGAGATCACGGTCTTGAGTACATGACAGGTGGTGTAGCGATTATCCTCGGAGAAGTTGGACGAAACTTCGCAGCGGGTATGTCGGGTGGAGTTGCCTATGTTTGGGATAAAAACGCCGACTTTGCGCCAAAAGTAAATCCTGAAATGGTAAGCGTAGATGCCTTGACCGACGAAGATAAAACGATTGTGAAAGGTTTTGTAGAGAAACATTTCCAATATACCACCAGTAATGTGGCATTTATGATGACCCAAGACTGGGATACGTACTTGAGTCAGTTTGTGAAGGTATTGCCAAACGACTTCAAGAAAGCCTTGGCAAGCCGTGGAATCAGCCTTTCGCAACAGATTGCTGATAAAAACGTCGTCTATCAAGACATCGTTGTTGATGTAGCCCAATAATTAGCCCATCCCTTAATATTCGGCCTTGCAGGCAGGTTTTCCTGCCTGTAGGGTTTTGAAAAACAAAGCAAATAAGCTAAGAAAAGCACATCTGGATTCATTTCTCAATCGCTCATTTAATCTTTTATTCAGTACTAAAATGGGAAAACCCACTGGATTCATTGAATTTGGCCGTGAGTTGCCAAGTAAGCGTAGCGTAGAAGAACGCCGCTTAGATTATAAAGAAATTGAATTGCTAGGGACAACGGATGATGCCAAAAAACAAGCAGCTCGCTGCATGGATTGCGGTATTCCCTTTTGCCATAATGGCTGTCCACTAGGAAATATTATCCCAGAATTTAACGACGCTGTTTACGAAGAAAACTGGGAATATGCTTACCAATTATTGACCAGTACCAACAACTTTCCAGAGTTTACGGGTCGCATTTGCCCTGCCCCCTGCGAAGCTTCATGCGTGTTGGGTATCAACAAACCTCCCGTTGCTATTGAGTACGTGGAGAAATCGATTATCGAAACGGCCTTTGCGAAGGGTTATGTTAAACCACGCATTCCTGCCAAACGCACAGGTAAGAAAGTAGCAGTGATTGGCTCAGGCCCCGCAGGTTTGGCGGCAGCTGCTCAGCTTAACTATGCTGGACACTTGGTGACGCTTTTCGAGCGTGCCGACGAGGTAGGAGGGTTGCTTCGCTATGGTATTCCTGATTTTAAATTGGAAAAAACGGTCGTGGCACGTCGCGCAGCGGTGATGGCCGAAGAAGGAGTTGAGTTCAAGACGGGCGTAAACATTGGTGTGGATATTCAGGCGGAAGAAATTTTGCGTGAGTTCGACGCGGTGGTACTCGCCATTGGTTCAACCGAGCCTCGTGATATTCGTATTCCTGGCTGGGATAAATACATCGGGAAAGGTATTCACCCTGCGATGGAGTTTTTGAGCCAACAAAACAAACGGGTGTCTGACATCGCGCGGGTGGTTGATCACCGTGGGGATAAGTACGTGAATGGCGAAATTTTGGCCACTGACAAACACGTAGTAGTGATTGGTGGTGGCGATACGGGTTCTGACTGCGTTGGAACGTCAAATCGCCACAAAGCGGCGACCATTACGCAAGTGGAAGTAATGCCTGCGCCAAAATACGATGATAAACTTCAACCTTTTTATAAAGTTCGTGACGAAAAAACGCCTTGGCCTCAGTGGCCGTTGACGAAACGGACGTCAACTTCGCATGAAGAAGGTTGTGATCGTTTTTGGGCGATTGCCGTTCAAGAGTTTGTGGGCGATGGCGAAAAATTGACAGGTTTGCGCATTGCGGATATTACGGGTGAGCGCACGTTGGAAGATGGTCGCAAAGCGCCAATTACAGAAAATGAACGCGTAGTAAACTGCGATTTGGCACTTATTGCGGCGGGTTTTGTGCATCCTCAACAGTATTTAATCGAACAATTTGGCATCGAAACAGATATGCGTAAAAACATCAAAGCGGCTGAAAATAGTTATGCTACTTCAGTAGGAAAGGTGTTTGCCGCAGGTGACTGCCGTCGTGGACAATCGTTGGTCGTTTGGGCGATTTCAGAAGGTCGCGAAGCAGCCCGCAAAGTTGATGAGTTCTTGATGGGCGAGTCGATGCTTGAAGCCAAAGAAGTGGGCATGTTCAATCCTGTCTTCTCTCACGCTTAGTTGTGGACTGTTAATTGTTAACAGTTAACAGCTCTGGGCCTCGTGTGCGCAAGCACTTAAAGGCGATAAAAAATAGACTCCTTCTTGTTTCGATGAGGTGTTACCTCAAAGAGCAAGAAGGAGTTTTTTATTGGATACTAACTAAAGTTGTTGAAGTGATATGCGACTTTTGCTGCAAAACTATCGGTTTGTTATTGCCCCTATGGTCAATGCTTGCGTACCAGTACCGCCAACTCTACCCCTTAAAATAATTGTGTAAAAACGCCCTTTGATGGGAGAAAGGGTAAATGTAGCAGGAGCAAGATTGGTGGTGGTCCCATTTAGCCGAACTTGAACGGGCAAGGCTGCACCACCCGTTGCAACGGGCGTGATGGCCACAAAATCGGAAGCTTTTTTGTAACCAACGTTGGTCATGGCAGGTGCGTAAGTGCCATTGTAACCTACGTCGTAGCCCGTCGTTGCATTAACAATCGTATTGACAACCCGTATGTAAGCTTTAGAGGTATCTGCTGGCGTAAGTTTGTCTTCTACCACTAGCGGCTCAAGCGTGGCAGTAGCCGCAGAACCCACCGCAAAAACCGAGTAATATTTGTTGGCTTCTAGCGGAACTGTCCCAGTCAGAAGTGAAACTTGTTGGTTACTTCCACTGGCAGGAACTACTACCTCAACTTTGGCACTGCCCGCATCAATCGTTGCATAGTCAACTGCTGGGTAAATATTCCCATAGGTGATAACGCCTGGTGAGGCAGGGGCGACGGTAAGTACCCCTGAAAACTGACGGTCATTTACCAAAATACTCACACCTGGGCCGTCCGAAACCATGTGGTGGAATTTGACGCGTGCTCCAGCGGCAGGGGTAACAATCGTTAATTGGTCGCTTGATTCACCTATACACGCAAAAAGTCCAGCGGAAAGCGCACCTGCGAGCAAAATGCTTTTTATTATGGATTGAAATTTCTTCATTGTTTGTTTCTTTTGGATTCGTAATTGGTTGAAAAACCTACGATTAAGGTTGCATAAACCAAATTTCTTTGGTGTGATAATCCGCGTTTAATGCGCCTATTTTGTCCAACGCTGCGCGGTTCCAAACGTATTCGGAGTTGAAGCGTGGACGCAAACGATACGCCAATTTACCACCATTATCAGGGAATAAGGTAGAGCCTGTTGGCGGAGCAAATCCCTTGAAAATATCAGGACTATACTTATAACGACGCATATCAACCCAGCTTTCCATGTGGCCATGAACAAACATTGAAATATATTTTTGGGTCATAATGTCACTGAGTGTCAATGCCGCTGACGTTTGGGCAACGGCACTACTTTTGAGGTAAGCCGCCCGTTCGGTTGTAAAATTAGCACGGCCTGCTGCGTCGGTTGATGACATAAGTGAAAACACCCAATCCAAGTGTGCATTGATTCCTTTGTTGTAGGCATCAAAAGCCATGGCTTTGTCGCCTTTGATGAATGCGGCTTCAGCTTTTACAAACTGCATTTCCCAGTAAGTAATAATCGGATGAGCAGTGCCATTATCAAAAATAGATTTTCCTGTGGCAGGCGTAGTAGCCGTAGGCTGTGATTGTCCCCAGAAGTTGGCTACTCGATTGGTGCGTCCTGCTACGTTGTTTGCATCACCAAGCCCTACGTTAACACCTCTAAATACTTTATCATCGCTTGCTGTAAGCATGGCAGCCATACGT contains:
- the gltB gene encoding glutamate synthase large subunit — translated: MLESAQQGLYRPEFEHDACGIGFRANMKGRKSHQMVADAITMLERMDHRGACGCDPNTGDGAGILIQIPHEFFVEECTKLAITLPAAGEYGVGMIFFPKDEKLRSECRDILNRKIKKLGMELLGYRRVPTLNDVLGEGSLSVEPQVEQLFIKRPDSVTDELGFERKLFVLRQYATRIINDTVVGAKAHFYFSSLSCRTISYKGQLTTSQLNYYFPDLHNESVVSAFAIIHSRFSTNTFPSWKLAQPFRYVAHNGEINTVRGNVNWIRAGEKSFWTEHFTKEEMDMLLPICDLTNSDTANLDNAIELLYLSGRSLPHVMMMVVPEAWDGNEAMDPERKAFYEYHAAIQEPWDGPASISFTDGKIIGATLDRNGLRPSRYWVLDDDTIIMASEAGVLDIDPARVVSKGRLQSGKMFVVDMEQGRIIPDEELKADICSRQPYQKWLDENKIKISDLEPSQRPFAPYDDKLLLKRQIAFGFTSEDLRMVIGPMAETGYEAIGSMGVDVPLAVLSDQSQHLSNYFKQLFAQVTNPPIDSIRERSIMSLISFVGSTENLLTESPLHCRQIELEQPVLTIEEFDKLRWVDKDHFQAKTINTYFRADQGGKGLARALERICTYAEDAIEDGFEIIILSDRAIDSDHAPIPSLLAMSTVHHHLIRKGLRGKVGILVEAGDVFETHHVATLIGYGAAGVCPYMAFQTIAYMNRQKMINGEFENAKLYANYIKAIDKELLKIFSKMGISTLQSYQGAQIFECLGINKDVIDKYFTGTISRIGGMGIEEIAREVLVRHKVAYPETPMVNPHLEVGGFYQWKQRGEAHIFNPQTIHLLQQSTRKGGEEGYQIFKKFSKLIDDQTQKALTLRGLMRFKKGKAISIDEVEPVESIFKRFATGAMSFGSISWEAHTTLAIAMNRIGGKSNSGEGGEDEIRYQPLPNGDFMSSAIKQVASGRFGVTSHYLSNAQELQIKMAQGAKPGEGGQLPGHKVDDWIGRTRHSTPGVGLISPPPHHDIYSIEDLAQLIYDLKNANRAARISVKLVSEAGVGTVATGVAKAHADHILIAGHDGGTGASPLSSIRHAGLPWELGLAETHQTLVKNKLRGRVTVQADGQMRTGRDLAIAALLGAEEFGVATAALVATGCIMMRKCHLNTCPVGVATQRKELRALFTGKPEHVVNMFTYMAQELREIMAQLGFRTINEMVGQAQYLEMRDDIKHWKYKALNFNAMLFKEPVSLDVAQFKQEEQDHGIAEVIDWQLMEAAKPALEKGEEVYGEYSINNLNRSVGNMLSNEISKVYGGVGLPNGTIHFKFRGTAGQSFGAFNTSGVRLELEGDANDYFGKGLCGAELVVYPDREASFVPEENIIIGNVAFYGATSGEAYIRGTAGERFCVRNSGAKVVVEGVGDHGLEYMTGGVAIILGEVGRNFAAGMSGGVAYVWDKNADFAPKVNPEMVSVDALTDEDKTIVKGFVEKHFQYTTSNVAFMMTQDWDTYLSQFVKVLPNDFKKALASRGISLSQQIADKNVVYQDIVVDVAQ
- a CDS encoding glutamate synthase subunit beta, whose amino-acid sequence is MGKPTGFIEFGRELPSKRSVEERRLDYKEIELLGTTDDAKKQAARCMDCGIPFCHNGCPLGNIIPEFNDAVYEENWEYAYQLLTSTNNFPEFTGRICPAPCEASCVLGINKPPVAIEYVEKSIIETAFAKGYVKPRIPAKRTGKKVAVIGSGPAGLAAAAQLNYAGHLVTLFERADEVGGLLRYGIPDFKLEKTVVARRAAVMAEEGVEFKTGVNIGVDIQAEEILREFDAVVLAIGSTEPRDIRIPGWDKYIGKGIHPAMEFLSQQNKRVSDIARVVDHRGDKYVNGEILATDKHVVVIGGGDTGSDCVGTSNRHKAATITQVEVMPAPKYDDKLQPFYKVRDEKTPWPQWPLTKRTSTSHEEGCDRFWAIAVQEFVGDGEKLTGLRIADITGERTLEDGRKAPITENERVVNCDLALIAAGFVHPQQYLIEQFGIETDMRKNIKAAENSYATSVGKVFAAGDCRRGQSLVVWAISEGREAARKVDEFLMGESMLEAKEVGMFNPVFSHA
- a CDS encoding DUF4397 domain-containing protein, which translates into the protein MKKFQSIIKSILLAGALSAGLFACIGESSDQLTIVTPAAGARVKFHHMVSDGPGVSILVNDRQFSGVLTVAPASPGVITYGNIYPAVDYATIDAGSAKVEVVVPASGSNQQVSLLTGTVPLEANKYYSVFAVGSAATATLEPLVVEDKLTPADTSKAYIRVVNTIVNATTGYDVGYNGTYAPAMTNVGYKKASDFVAITPVATGGAALPVQVRLNGTTTNLAPATFTLSPIKGRFYTIILRGRVGGTGTQALTIGAITNR